ATTTGATCGCTGATTGAGCAGTCGCTGGTGCTCGCTCTCCCGATCAGCCGCGTAGCGTTCCCAGTCGGGCTCCTTCCTGTCCACCAGCCGCACGATAATTTCACCCCGCTCCAGCCGGGTAGCTTCACTGACCTGGCCCGGCGCCAGGATTTTGAGCAACCCGGTCAGGATGGGGCTGCGGCCGATGCCCTGGAAACTGGCGTTGAGCTTAGCCGTGACGCCGGCGGCATAAATGGCCTCGGGGGTGGAATCGGCGACGGCCTGCCAGTCCATACCCCGGAGCTGCTGCTGTATACTGCCCATGATCAGGGTCACCTGCTCCTTGGCCGCCTCCTGTTGGGCGATGCGCTCCAGATTGCTGCGAACTTCCTCAAAGGGCTGTATGCCGGCCGGGTGAATTTCGGCCAGCCGGGCTACCAGGAAACAGCGGTCATTTTCAAAAACCCCGGATACCTGGTCCACTTCCTCCGCTTCGAAAGCGAATCGCACTGCCGAACGTAGCCTGCCCACCGGCGGCGGTAGGTATTTGTCGGAGATGCGCAGTGGCGGGGAGGAGGCGCTGTTGAAACCGTGGCCTTTCAGAGCGCTCTGGAAAGAAGAATCGGCGGCATCGAATGAAAATATATTCGCCTCACTTAGCAGGCGGCTCTGCGTCTGGGGACTGATATTGATCTTCAAGAGAATGTGCCGGGCATTAAGCTTGGGGCCGTCTTCGTCATCTCGCCGACCCTCAACTTTGATGACGTGATAGCCGAACTGGGTTTCCACCGGGCCGACGACCTCGCCCGTATCGGCGGCAAAAGCGGCTTCGTCGAACGGCTTCACCATCTGCCCCCGGCCGAACCAGCCCAGATCGCCACCGCTGGGGCCTGAACCGGGATCCTCCGAATAGTCCAGCGCCAGCTGGGCAAAATCCTCCCCGGCCCGGGCACGCTCGATCAGCTGACGGGCCACCTTCTCAACGTCCAACGAATCGACCCTCGTGGGTACCTTTTCCCAGAGAACGTACTCCAGAACGCGGCTCTCCGGCTGGGTGTATTGACCCCGGTTTTGACGGTAAATCTCCTTCAGGTCCCCATCACTAATGACCAGATCATCGGTGTTGATCTTGCTGTCGGTAACGTAGATATAGTCAATGGTGGTTTCGGTATTCCGGTCATACCAGGCCGATCTGATCTCCTCCTCGGAGGTGTAGGACACTGCCCGCAACAAGTGGGTCATCTTCTCACTCGGCAGGATACTGGCCAGGTAGGCTTCAACAGGCGCCCATTCGTTGCCTACGGGATTGTTGAGGGCCTGGAAGTACAAGGAGGGATCAAACTGGCCGTCTTTTTGGAAGGCTTCGTTCTGCCGGAGGAACAGTGGGGGATAATTTTCCAGCAGGTAGTAGATTTCATCACCGGTGACTTTGAGGTCCCGCTCATTGATTTCTTCGTTCAGGAGGATCAAGTTAACCAGGTTGTCCCAGGCCTGGGATTCGGCCTGATCAATCAGCCGGTCATTCAGCTCGCCGAACTGTTCCCTGGCCTGTTCATTTTGCAGGGAAATAGCCTGGCTCAGTTCTTCGATGGTGACCCGGTCGGAATTCACCGCCCCGACGGCATTCCCGGTCAGATTACTGCCAAATATCTGATCAATAATGTTGGCACCGCCTACCAGACCACCAATGGAAAGACTCAGCAGGAAAATTAAAAGGAACGCCCACAGAATAACCTTCTGGCGTTCACGGATGGACGTCATGGTTGCCATAGGATCATGACCCCATAAGTTTGTTGGCTGTTGGATTCGTTGCTATGTTCCCAAAACTCATTACTTACCGCAAGCTATTATAATTTACCCCTCCCTCTAAGCTAAAACAATTTGGGGGCCGATTACCGCACAGAATCGTTACTGAATTGACACGGGGGCAAGGCCCATCGAGATAATAAAAAAGGG
This DNA window, taken from Candidatus Neomarinimicrobiota bacterium, encodes the following:
- a CDS encoding peptidylprolyl isomerase: MTSIRERQKVILWAFLLIFLLSLSIGGLVGGANIIDQIFGSNLTGNAVGAVNSDRVTIEELSQAISLQNEQAREQFGELNDRLIDQAESQAWDNLVNLILLNEEINERDLKVTGDEIYYLLENYPPLFLRQNEAFQKDGQFDPSLYFQALNNPVGNEWAPVEAYLASILPSEKMTHLLRAVSYTSEEEIRSAWYDRNTETTIDYIYVTDSKINTDDLVISDGDLKEIYRQNRGQYTQPESRVLEYVLWEKVPTRVDSLDVEKVARQLIERARAGEDFAQLALDYSEDPGSGPSGGDLGWFGRGQMVKPFDEAAFAADTGEVVGPVETQFGYHVIKVEGRRDDEDGPKLNARHILLKINISPQTQSRLLSEANIFSFDAADSSFQSALKGHGFNSASSPPLRISDKYLPPPVGRLRSAVRFAFEAEEVDQVSGVFENDRCFLVARLAEIHPAGIQPFEEVRSNLERIAQQEAAKEQVTLIMGSIQQQLRGMDWQAVADSTPEAIYAAGVTAKLNASFQGIGRSPILTGLLKILAPGQVSEATRLERGEIIVRLVDRKEPDWERYAADRESEHQRLLNQRSNAIWNNWLADLKKQARIIDNRHVFY